One Deltaproteobacteria bacterium DNA window includes the following coding sequences:
- a CDS encoding 4-hydroxy-tetrahydrodipicolinate reductase → MLKIIIQGIQGRMGQAIATCLAGDNQLQLVAGVEKQAASPNIVNDLKTVIEKADVIIDFSSPAATLTAARLAAQHQKPMVIGTTGFSKSEIAKLHQTLAGIPVVLSPNMSMGVNVLFKLVELASHALKENFDIEIVEAHHRLKKDAPSGTALQLAEVIAQQLGKPLEQIATYARHGIIGERTPGTLGIQSLRGGDIVGTHTVLYAGTGEALELTHRATHRHTFAQGALVAAKWVVKQKPGIYNMQDVLGI, encoded by the coding sequence ATGTTGAAAATTATTATCCAAGGTATTCAAGGGCGCATGGGGCAAGCTATAGCCACTTGTTTAGCAGGCGACAACCAATTACAACTTGTGGCCGGGGTTGAAAAACAAGCGGCTAGCCCTAATATTGTCAATGATCTTAAAACAGTGATCGAAAAAGCCGATGTAATCATCGATTTTTCTAGCCCCGCGGCCACTCTGACAGCCGCTCGCCTAGCGGCCCAACATCAAAAACCCATGGTCATTGGCACCACGGGGTTTTCAAAATCAGAAATTGCTAAACTTCATCAAACATTAGCAGGAATTCCTGTGGTTCTTTCGCCTAATATGAGCATGGGTGTTAATGTACTTTTCAAACTGGTTGAACTTGCAAGCCACGCCTTAAAGGAAAACTTTGACATTGAAATTGTAGAAGCCCATCACCGTTTAAAAAAAGATGCCCCCAGCGGCACGGCCCTACAATTGGCCGAAGTGATCGCTCAGCAATTGGGCAAACCCCTGGAACAAATCGCTACCTATGCCCGCCATGGCATCATCGGCGAGCGCACACCTGGCACCCTAGGGATTCAATCGTTACGCGGTGGTGACATTGTAGGAACCCACACGGTTCTTTATGCAGGCACCGGCGAAGCCCTCGAGCTTACCCATCGTGCCACCCATCGCCACACCTTTGCTCAAGGCGCCCTAGTGGCCGCAAAATGGGTGGTTAAACAAAAACCTGGTATTTATAACATGCAAGATGTGTTGGGAATCTGA
- a CDS encoding 4-hydroxy-tetrahydrodipicolinate synthase, with the protein MFKGSGTALVTPFKNGKVDEKALRSLIDFQIENGTDFLVPVGTTGESSTLSHDEHIEVIRITVEQVAKRVPVLAGAGSNSTLEAIHLTEAAAKLGVQGTLQICPYYNKPTQAGIIAHFEAITQAVNLPIIVYNIKGRTGINIELPTIVHLSKVPNIVGIKEANGSIVAVSDILENCKNFLVLSGEDSITFPMLALGAHGAISVTSNVLPKLCAQMWGAVCQSNFEKAREIHYQLAAMNRILFIETNPIPVKTALSLMKKLSLEFRLPLVNLQPNHLEQLKTVLKSYRLIT; encoded by the coding sequence ATGTTTAAAGGTTCGGGCACAGCCTTAGTTACCCCTTTTAAAAATGGTAAAGTTGATGAAAAGGCCTTGCGCAGTTTGATCGACTTTCAAATTGAAAATGGAACGGATTTTCTTGTCCCGGTGGGCACCACGGGTGAATCCTCTACCCTTTCTCATGATGAACATATCGAAGTTATTCGCATTACGGTTGAACAGGTCGCAAAAAGAGTCCCGGTATTAGCCGGCGCAGGCAGTAATTCTACCCTTGAGGCCATTCACCTCACAGAAGCAGCCGCAAAATTAGGAGTGCAAGGCACCTTACAAATTTGCCCTTATTATAACAAACCCACGCAGGCTGGAATCATTGCCCATTTTGAAGCTATTACCCAAGCAGTTAACTTGCCGATTATCGTTTATAACATCAAAGGCCGCACGGGCATTAACATTGAACTCCCCACGATTGTTCATTTATCGAAAGTCCCCAATATTGTTGGCATCAAAGAAGCCAACGGCTCTATCGTTGCTGTCTCAGATATTTTAGAAAACTGTAAAAACTTTCTTGTACTCTCCGGTGAAGACAGCATTACTTTCCCCATGCTGGCACTGGGGGCCCATGGCGCTATTTCGGTTACCTCAAATGTTTTACCCAAATTATGCGCCCAAATGTGGGGTGCGGTTTGTCAAAGCAATTTTGAAAAAGCCCGAGAAATTCACTATCAGCTAGCCGCAATGAATCGGATCCTTTTTATTGAAACCAACCCTATCCCGGTTAAAACAGCTTTAAGTCTCATGAAAAAATTGAGCCTAGAATTTCGCTTGCCACTGGTTAATCTACAACCCAATCATTTAGAACAACTCAAAACCGTTTTAAAATCTTATCGTCTCATAACATGA